In Drosophila simulans strain w501 chromosome 3R, Prin_Dsim_3.1, whole genome shotgun sequence, a single window of DNA contains:
- the LOC120285099 gene encoding uncharacterized protein LOC120285099, with product MQSSTFLMAILVVSLLMLISTPATEATFFLIACMLRSPLCPWITTTTATTKA from the coding sequence ATGCAGTCTTCCACTTTCCTGATGGCCATCTTGGTGGTTTCCCTACTGATGCTGATCAGCACTCCGGCAACTGAGGCCACCTTCTTCCTAATCGCCTGCATGTTGCGGTCACCACTTTGCCCCTGGATTACCACAACAACTGCCACCACCAAAGCCTGA
- the LOC120285098 gene encoding uncharacterized protein LOC120285098, producing MQSSTFLMAILVVSLLMLISTPATEATFFIIACMLRSPLCPWITTTAATTSS from the coding sequence ATGCAGTCTTCTACTTTCCTGATGGCCATCTTGGTGGTTTCCCTACTGATGCTGATCAGCACTCCGGCAACTGAGGCCACCTTCTTCATAATCGCCTGCATGTTGCGGTCACCACTTTGCCCCTGGATTACCACCACAGCCGCTACCACCTCTAGCTAA